A stretch of DNA from Coccidioides posadasii str. Silveira chromosome 4, complete sequence:
ACGAGCTTATCCCAGCCAGCACTGACGATGACGGGGTTCTGAGGGTTGGGGCTGAAGCGGACGCAGGAAACCCATTCGGTGTGGCCCTTGTCGGTAATGGTGTACTTGCAGTCTCCGAGGGTGTTCCAGAGCTTGATCGTTCGGTCACGAGATCCGGAAACGATCTGGCGGTTGTCGGCAGAGAAAGAGACGGAGAGGACATCGTTGGTGTGGCCGACGAAGGTGCGGGTGGTGTTGCCGGTGGAGAGCTCCCACAGACGAAGAGTCTTGTCCCAGGAGCTGGAGAGAGCATAAGCACCATCGGAGGAGATGACCTATGCGACGGAACAACGTGTAACCAATTAGCCATGCACGAACGATTATTTCCAAGCCGAAGTTTGCAGCAAGCAGTCATTTTCCAGGCAAAAAGAAACATACGCAGTCAGAGACGATGTGAGAGTGGCCGTGGAGGCTTCGCTTTGGGTATCCATATGCGGTCTCGTCACGGGTCAAGTTCCAGATGATCAAAGTCTTGTCGCGACTGGCGGAGAGGAGCATATTAGGGCTAAAATCGAGAGACTGTCAGCATCCCATTGGTTCTCGTTTGCGTGTACATGATCCCAATTGCCAGATCCGCAAGGACAGATGCGTTTTTCATCTTACTTCTCCATTGAAGTCGCCAGGGCGGTAACCCAGCCGTTGTGGCCCTCAAGGGTACCACGGAGAACCAACTGCTCAGCCATGATTGCTATGCAGACCTGTGCTCGAAGCCTGAGAGAGTCTTAAAGAAACCTCGACGGTGGGCGGGAGGGAGTGCGAGGGTGGGCGAGCAATGGGGGTTGGTTTTTATGAAGCGCTGTCGGTTGCTCGCAAATTGTCGAGGGAGCAAAGACGCACACAGAAGCCCTAAGCGCACGCTGATTTGCTGGGTCGGGGGGTCGTTGTGCGCGCTAGGCCTAGTTGGGAACTAAGCGAGACCTTCCCCGTCCGCCCTGCAGCGGGAGCTTTTTCGACCACCGCAACGTCCAGCGGCACCAGCGGCACCAGCACAGTCGCGACGGCGGAGTTCCGGCGTGTGTGGGAGCAGCTGTGAGCCAAGTTTGCGCTCCCGGGGAGCTCGCCCCTTCTGTCACCGCTTTCGAGGGAACGACCCGTTAACTTGTTCTGGTCGAAGCTGCAGGGATGTACATCGCGCGTCCCCATATATACTTATATATCACCACTTTTTCAGATGACCTACATATTATAAGCGCGAGGCATCTTCATGGTACAGCTTTAATATACAATTTTTCTCAAAtctatatacggagtactttaTGCCTGGGACACCGATCATGCAATGGGGTAATTATAGTACATACATTGAGACAACCTCCATATCCAGCCCTACGAGTTGAAAACCTCAATGTTGGGCATCCTTCCCAGGCCCCCCCCAGTGGCCTTGTCACCGCTCTTCTCCCCCAGCGCACTCTTATCCTTGACGTGCTCTCTCAGCAACTTCAGAATTTCACTTTCCGCCCACCTCTCCGGCACCGGTCTGTAGGCCGGCTTGAACGCACCCACCGTCTGTGCCCACTCCCCACTCTTCGCAGCTCCGTTCTTCCAGGTGTCGGTGACAGCATCCTTTGGCTTTGCATCGGCTTCAGGCTCGGTGCCGGGCGCGGGAGGTTCTTGCGTAGCCCAGTAGTATATATCCCAGTCATTTTCATCGAGGAAGCGATCATACTCTTCCAATTGGGACTTGGACATGGTGGAAAGGTTTGTGGCGGCAAAGGTTGATAGGAGTAGATCTGATTCAAGGGTTCCACGTTTGCGGGATTgatcttttgttttttattCCCGCGGTGAGAGTCAGCGATGCAGCTCCGCACATCGGGGAAATCAACAGGTGGGATGACAAACATAATAGCCGCGCTCTCATCGTTGCCACGTCCTCTCCCGTTCTCCTCAACGGCTCAACTTTGAATGTGATCCCTTCCATCTCACCCAACTCCAGTTCATGCCTTCTCGGTGTGCCGCTTCGCCCTTGTCCTCCTGATGACGAGGAGGAGACTGGCTGTGACGATCCATTGTTATTTAACCAAGCATTGCTCGTTGATAAGCACCGAGGTGGTAATGTGAACAGCTCGAATCCGCTGGGTTGTCGAGGGGAGATACTCCGCCCAAACCGAGACGAGGTGAAATGTCCTAAATAACGACAGATACTTCGAGAGCTATTCATTTTGGCAGGCTTATCTTTCACTGAACTTCTTGATTTTCCAAGCAGGGAGAGGTCAAAGATGCATTCATTGCCGGCTCTTTCTGCGCATCAAGGCCGGTTACGCCATTGGACGCTTTCGTTGTTTGGTATGTTTGCACTAAGCACTTCGGCCTTTTCCGCCGGCACACCATTTGATAACAGCGTATACGAGGTGCTCTTTAAACCAAATACTTCGTACATAGAAGTTAGTTGAAGCATAAACCTCAACCGGGCGGCTAAATGGCTCGAGAGCATAGTGGAGTATATTTACTAAGTTTAATCCCACAGGACCATGTTCTAAACATGATACTCATCTTTCCTTGGGTCTGAATACATGCAAAAACGTCCAGATTTGGGAGAAAAGAAGTTTATGTCAAGGCATATCATCGTTATATTAATATGTATTCCAACATACGGGAGCACAACCATGAATTTCATCGCCTGTTACCGTAGCCATGAGACGCAAAGACAAAGAAACATGTTCAGGAAACCATCCCCCTCTCGCCAGAGTGTAAACCTTTTATATGTATTCCCATTGCTGGTAAAGGGTATAAACaccaaaagcaaaagagcaAATCGACGAACTCAGATAAGGTGCTTCGATCTATTTTGCCAGTAGCGTCAGCCCATGGCTCCTCCACATCACCAGCTGCTAACCCGTCCTTGTCCCTCCTCCTTGAAGACAGGAAACAAACATGGAGAACTGCAGAAACGTAGGGGGACTCACCTAAAGTACGCTCTCAAATAGACGACCTGCCAAGCGCCCAACCCCAGCAACATACCCATTGTTCCAAACGCGAACCATTTGACGCGCTCATTCGTACTCTCATTTGTGTCTCTCAGCTTCTGCTCCCGCAGACGCATATAATCCATCTCCGTAACAACCTCGCCAACCATGGCTTCGATACGGCGCAGGTCGGCTTCGACGGGTTTCAGCTTCTCTTGGACCTTGATGGCGTCCCAGTCCCGGGCATCAGCGCCAATATCGATATCTAGCTCAACACTGCGGTGGGGAAGAGCTCCGGATGCTACTCGCGACAAAATTGTTAGAAAATTCATCCAATAAACGGAGAGAAGATCGATGTAAGAAGGGGAACGAGGGGATGAAACGCACATCGGCCAACGAGGATATTCGAAAAGCACACATCGAAAGAGGCGTCGGCGGAGGCCGTGAAAGCCTGTCTAGTTTCGCCCACTACATCTTTCGGACGACCGTACTCATTCCCCACGGAATCTTTAATCTGCGCATCCATAGGCGAAAGCATTAGCTTAGTTCCTTTTCAGAGAACTCGGGGACACCAGGGTAAACAGATCAAAGACAGGGGAaaggggaaaaggaaagaaagcaaGGAAATCCCCAACATACATGCATATTCACAACCTGTCCATCCCCCTTCTGCCCGCTAACAATGGCCGTCACAACGACAAGCTGGTCCCGATTGACGAAGTTGCGTACACATCGCTCGTGCTTCCCGCTATGTGTGTTGGCAATAAGGTCGAATCTCAAGGCATTAGAAACGGAGATGAAGATGCAAAGGAGCAGTAATCTGCGAAAAAGGCACCGGAGGCCCACATCCGTAGAACCCATCTTGGATGAAGATAGCGTCCTCGAAGGGGGAATTGCGTGAACGTCTATAGCTTGTTGCAGCTCGATGCCACGGTACACTTTTGTTGGTTGGTTCAGGAGGCCGAGTGCTTCGGTCGCCGGAAGCAAGATTTTCCGCGCTCTGCACCCAAATACATACCTGCTCTACGGCGTATACCGTCTTTCATTCTCAGCAGTAATTCTGTGAATCTGTAGGCTCTCTTTTCCACAAGTCTCCTCATTTCAGATCCCTCTAACTTATGATATCTGCTGTGCCAGCTGTGCTATCTCCAAAAACTCAGGGCACTAAATTCATCATCTGGTCCAATGAAGCAGCCAATGCTGATATCAATGATTTGGATAGAAGTTAACCAATGAACAACAAGACAAAAGAAAGAATACAAGCTGGATATAAGAGATGGACATCACTTATCTGACCCACTGGCCACATATTCCAACAAAAGCAAACAAAACCATCTTATTGTGTATACTTGATGGAACTAGGATGGCCTCAGCCAACCCTCCTACACTAACTCAGAACAGATAGCTGACTACTAGAAGACATAGAATTTTGCCTTGTTCGCTAATAAGATAGAAAGTAACATTCAAAGTGATCCATACTCCAGAAAAGTGTCTTCATTTGCAATGCTGATAACCCATCCTTGTCCCTTTCGCTGCGGGCTGAGTGTTTGGCAATAAACTCTTGTAAGCATGAAATTTCAATCATTCGATATCATTCAACTCTAATCCCGCCAGATCGTGTTCCAGGCCTTCAATCACCGGATCGATAAATTTGCTCAGAATGCAGCCATGCGCTCTGCAAGTGGAATTAAACGAGACCCATCCGGCAACAGGGCACCACGTGGGAGATCGGATCAGGCGAACACTCTGGACAACCTTCGCGAAACTAGCACCGGGAAAAGGCGATGCAGTCCGTGGAAGAAGATTCCGCCTGTGCATCTCTATAGTAAGCGCACCGAACAACATCGAACTACATTCAAAGGAGCATGACTCCTGTTGCTCAAGGAAATCTTGTCGAAGTCCATGGAGGTGTTCCACTATCTGGTCAATGGAATCCTTCCTCTGTTCATCGATCGTATCTAAACGGCCGATTAGCACCCAAAGAATACGTAAAACCTCAGACTCCTTACCAATTACTTTCTGTGGAATTGGCAACCCAAGGGTCGGAAGTGGTCCTGGAGTTTGGCACAGGGCAATTTGTGTAGCTAGCTGAAACTCCTCTGGCTTTCGGAACACCCAAGCGACCCAAATCCATAGAATGAGATCCCTAGAATAGGTGTTTGGAAAAGGGACGGTTAATCGCTGAATCCAAATGTCTGAAAATACCGCAACAACCTCGGAACATTGATACACGTCAACGAGAACAGCAACTTTAGCGAGCATCTCAAGGGTAATCTCTCGCGGGACCATGCGTGTGCGTCCGTGGATAACGTTCATCAGAAGCAACATAGCGTCTGGGTCTCTGCCGTCTTCTCGGATGGTTATGCATCCATCAGAATCCAGAATATGCGCTTTTCTCCCTCCTTTAGTCAACGTTTCCTTGAAGTGCGGCGAAGCCAGCATCAGGTGGCGCGGAGAGACTTTAAACCATGAGTACTCATCTTGTGTCGGAAGATTTTCTGATTGAGAGGAATCAGTAGAGTTATTGGCCGACTTCCATGGCGTGGATTTCGCAGGAGTAGATGGCTGGCTAGCCTGGTTTTGATCAGCATGAGAATTCGGTTCAATCGGCTCAGGATCGTGGACAGCCATGGGACCTTCGGCGGACACGGGTTCCTTGATGAAATCAGCAGACTTTCTACCTTTTTTGTGCTCCGTTCCCTTCTTGTCTCCTTTCAAAATTGAAGGTTTTCGCTGCCGAGGAGGGTAAGGGGAATTGGACCCCTCTACCTTAGACGGATTTGACGCGCCCCCCTCCCACGCAGCAAACGGCGTTTCCTGCTGCCGCACCAGCAGCACAACATCCGTCCGGGTCCACAGCATAGCATTTCTTCTCCATACTTGACATGGCTGAGATGAACTCAAGACGTATGGTTAAGGTGAATAAAAAGCCGGGAGTCCTTTCTTCCCTCTGTATCAGGTAGATATCAAGAAAGGAGTAGTGAAGGTCTGACAATGGATGAGGGAGTTAGAGAGCAGCAGAGTCTTGTAGGCAGGAGAGGTGTCTGTCGTGGCTTGCCCGCGATTGGAGAGAGCGGTGCATCCCGGCCGGAATGGGTAGCTCCTTCGACCGTCAAAAAGCATTGTTTCCGCCTGCCGAGAAAGAGGCAGCAGCATGGTGAGGAAGCGAACAGGCCCACGACAAGTGCTGGACGGCCGGCGGGCAACGGCGTGGATGACTTGCATTGATGTGATAACCTAGGGTAGAATGAAGgggaaaattaaaaaaaaaaaaaaaaaaaaaaaaaaagggtaaaataaaaaaggggtaaaataaaaaaggggtaaaataaaaagaagtaaaTGTATCAGGCATACCAacttcttttttatattcGATAAGCGGCGCATGTATCAATGCAATATTTTGTCTGAGGTGGTATTGGGAAAGTCTTGAAACCATGAAAGCTGTCTGCCCGAAATCCATGCGATGAAGGGGTACGCC
This window harbors:
- a CDS encoding uncharacterized protein (EggNog:ENOG410PRK9~COG:S), encoding MLWTRTDVVLLVRQQETPFAAWEGGASNPSKVEGSNSPYPPRQRKPSILKGDKKGTEHKKGRKSADFIKEPVSAEGPMAVHDPEPIEPNSHADQNQASQPSTPAKSTPWKSANNSTDSSQSENLPTQDEYSWFKVSPRHLMLASPHFKETLTKGGRKAHILDSDGCITIREDGRDPDAMLLLMNVIHGRTRMVPREITLEMLAKVAVLVDVYQCSEVVAVFSDIWIQRLTVPFPNTYSRDLILWIWVAWVFRKPEEFQLATQIALCQTPGPLPTLGLPIPQKVIDTIDEQRKDSIDQIVEHLHGLRQDFLEQQESCSFECSSMLFGALTIEMHRRNLLPRTASPFPGASFAKVVQSVRLIRSPTWCPVAGWVSFNSTCRAHGCILSKFIDPVIEGLEHDLAGLELNDIE
- the EMI5 gene encoding succinate dehydrogenase assembly factor 2 (EggNog:ENOG410PPQH~COG:U), with the protein product MNSSRSICRYLGHFTSSRFGRSISPRQPSGFELFTLPPRCLSTSNAWLNNNGSSQPVSSSSSGGQGRSGTPRRHELELGEMEGITFKVEPLRRTGEDVATMRARLLYQSRKRGTLESDLLLSTFAATNLSTMSKSQLEEYDRFLDENDWDIYYWATQEPPAPGTEPEADAKPKDAVTDTWKNGAAKSGEWAQTVGAFKPAYRPVPERWAESEILKLLREHVKDKSALGEKSGDKATGGGLGRMPNIEVFNS
- the CPC2 gene encoding 40S ribosomal protein RACK1 (EggNog:ENOG410PIEY~COG:T~BUSCO:9018at33183); amino-acid sequence: MAEQLVLRGTLEGHNGWVTALATSMENPNMLLSASRDKTLIIWNLTRDETAYGYPKRSLHGHSHIVSDCVISSDGAYALSSSWDKTLRLWELSTGNTTRTFVGHTNDVLSVSFSADNRQIVSGSRDRTIKLWNTLGDCKYTITDKGHTEWVSCVRFSPNPQNPVIVSAGWDKLVKVWELSTCRIQTDHIGHTGYINTVTISPDGSLCASGGKDGITMLWDLNESKHLYSLQAGDEIHALVFSPNRYWLCAATSSCITIFDLEKKSKVDELKLDLVEGGKKSGEPEPISLAWSADGQTLFAGYTDNKIRAWGVMSRA
- the ERV25 gene encoding vesicle coat component (SECRETED:SignalP(1-27)~EggNog:ENOG410PKXU~COG:U~TransMembrane:1 (n15-22c27/28o192-212i)~BUSCO:13686at33183), which translates into the protein MGSTDVGLRCLFRRLLLLCIFISVSNALRFDLIANTHSGKHERCVRNFVNRDQLVVVTAIVSGQKGDGQVVNMHIKDSVGNEYGRPKDVVGETRQAFTASADASFDVCFSNILVGRSSGALPHRSVELDIDIGADARDWDAIKVQEKLKPVEADLRRIEAMVGEVVTEMDYMRLREQKLRDTNESTNERVKWFAFGTMGMLLGLGAWQVVYLRAYFRSKHLI